CTTTTTCATGGATCAGTCCCTAGTAAATGATTGGAAATAAATAAACTAACTCAAGTTGCACTAATCTGCCCGCACACCCATATCTGTCAAGCAATAAATAGTGCTTGCCAGTTTTGCGTGTCTCAAATAAAAGGTTCCCAGCAACAGACCTGAGATGAGGGATAAGTTCCGGCATCGAGGGTGGAAACGCTGTTTTCACCTCACGCTCAATCTCCATCCTTCACCCCGGTCAAAATTTGGCCAAGGAATAATCCTATGGATAAAAATAGGCATATCGTGACTCTCGTGGTGGATGACAGGGACCAAGCCTTCAATCCCGTCTCTGATCTCCTGCATCAATACGCGCCAAACATTCTGCTGCGGGTGGGCTATCCCATGCGCGACAAGAATGTCTCGGTGATTTTTTTGGTGATGGAGCTCGATCTTGACCAGTTGGGCGCTTTTTCCGGCAAGCTGGGACAGATCCCCTCCGTCAAAGTGAAGACCATGACCCTGAAGATATAATAAGGAAGAGATAATGAAGATCAGCATCGAGGGAGTCAAATCCTTCATCCCCACCCAAAAGATCGAGGAACTGATAGTCCGGGAGCAGAACGCGCCGGAATCACGGATCCGCGAAATCATAGCCAAATCCCTGGAAAAGAACAGGCTGGAGCCGGAGGAAACGGCCGCCCTGCTCAGCGTGCGCGATCCCGAACTGAAACAACTCATTCTCGACGGAGCCCATGAACTGAAAGAACGGATCTATGGCAACCGGATCGTGCTCTTCGCGCCGCTCTATGTGGGCAACGAATGCATAAACGACTGCGT
This genomic stretch from Candidatus Syntrophosphaera sp. harbors:
- a CDS encoding iron-only hydrogenase system regulator — encoded protein: MDKNRHIVTLVVDDRDQAFNPVSDLLHQYAPNILLRVGYPMRDKNVSVIFLVMELDLDQLGAFSGKLGQIPSVKVKTMTLKI